A genomic region of Micromonospora sp. NBC_01796 contains the following coding sequences:
- a CDS encoding 2-oxoacid:acceptor oxidoreductase subunit alpha — translation MTKQVRQLDRVVIRFAGDSGDGMQLTGDRFTSETAQLGNDISTLPNFPAEIRAPAGTLPGVSSFQVHFADYDILTPGDAPNVLVAMNPAALKANLTDLPRGADIIVNTDEFTKRNLAKVGYAVSPLEDGSLDGYALHPVALTSMTIGALAELNVAKKDAERAKNMFALGLLSWMYSRPYASTIRFLERKFAKRPELIAANTAAFKAGWNFGETTEDFGVRYEVKPAKMSPGTYRNITGNAALSLGLVAAGVRAKLPVFLGAYPITPASDILHELSKHKRFGVTTVQAEDEIAAIGAALGASYGGALGVTTTSGPGVALKGETISLAVALELPLVIVDVQRAGPSTGMPTKTEQADLNMALYGRHGEAPVAVIAPRSPSDCFHAAIEAARIALTYRTPVILLSDNYVANGSEPWLLPEVDSLPDLQVEFATEPNGEDGTTFLPYLRDPVTLARPWAIPGTAGLEHRIGGLEKADKTGDISYDPANHDFMVRTRAARIEAIPVPDLEVEDPDGDARVLVLGWGSTYGPIGAACRALRQKGLSVAQAHLRHLSPMPANLGEVLKAYDRVVIPEMNLGQLAHVIRARFLVDAISYNQVRGLPFTAAELESMLEEVVKNA, via the coding sequence GTGACCAAGCAGGTCCGTCAACTGGATCGGGTGGTGATCCGGTTCGCCGGCGACTCCGGCGACGGGATGCAGCTCACCGGCGACCGCTTCACCTCGGAAACCGCGCAGCTCGGCAACGACATCTCGACCCTGCCGAACTTCCCGGCCGAGATCCGGGCACCCGCCGGCACCCTGCCCGGCGTGTCCAGCTTCCAGGTGCACTTCGCCGACTACGACATCCTCACCCCGGGTGACGCGCCGAACGTCCTGGTCGCGATGAACCCGGCGGCACTCAAGGCGAACCTCACCGACCTGCCCCGCGGCGCGGACATCATCGTCAACACCGACGAGTTCACCAAGCGCAACCTGGCCAAGGTCGGTTACGCGGTCAGCCCCCTCGAAGACGGCTCCCTGGACGGCTACGCGCTGCACCCGGTCGCGCTGACCTCGATGACCATCGGGGCGCTCGCCGAGCTGAACGTCGCCAAGAAGGACGCCGAGCGGGCCAAGAACATGTTCGCCCTCGGCCTGCTCTCCTGGATGTACTCCCGGCCGTACGCGTCCACGATCCGGTTCCTCGAACGCAAGTTCGCCAAGCGCCCCGAGCTGATCGCGGCGAACACCGCCGCCTTCAAGGCCGGCTGGAACTTCGGCGAGACCACCGAGGACTTCGGCGTCCGGTACGAGGTCAAGCCGGCCAAGATGAGCCCCGGCACGTACCGCAACATCACCGGTAACGCGGCGCTCTCGCTCGGCCTGGTGGCCGCCGGCGTACGGGCGAAACTGCCGGTCTTCCTCGGTGCCTACCCGATCACCCCGGCCTCGGACATCCTGCACGAGCTGAGCAAGCACAAGCGGTTCGGCGTGACGACGGTGCAGGCCGAGGACGAGATCGCGGCGATCGGCGCGGCCCTGGGCGCGTCGTACGGCGGCGCCCTCGGCGTGACCACCACCAGCGGCCCCGGTGTCGCCCTCAAGGGCGAGACGATCTCGCTCGCGGTGGCGCTGGAACTGCCGCTGGTCATCGTCGACGTGCAGCGGGCCGGTCCGTCGACCGGTATGCCGACCAAGACCGAGCAGGCCGACCTGAACATGGCGCTGTACGGCCGGCACGGCGAGGCACCGGTCGCGGTGATCGCCCCGAGGTCCCCGTCGGACTGCTTCCACGCCGCGATCGAGGCGGCCAGGATCGCGTTGACGTACCGCACGCCGGTGATCCTGCTCTCGGACAACTACGTCGCCAACGGCTCCGAGCCGTGGCTGCTGCCCGAGGTCGACTCGCTGCCCGACCTCCAGGTCGAGTTCGCGACCGAGCCCAACGGCGAGGACGGCACCACGTTCCTGCCGTACCTGCGCGACCCGGTGACGCTGGCCCGACCGTGGGCGATCCCCGGCACCGCGGGTCTGGAACACCGGATCGGCGGTCTGGAGAAGGCCGACAAGACCGGTGACATCTCGTACGACCCGGCGAACCACGACTTCATGGTCCGTACCCGGGCGGCCCGGATCGAGGCCATCCCGGTGCCGGACCTCGAGGTCGAGGATCCGGACGGGGACGCCCGGGTGCTCGTCCTCGGCTGGGGTTCCACCTACGGCCCGATCGGCGCGGCCTGCCGCGCGCTGCGACAGAAGGGGCTCTCGGTGGCCCAGGCGCACCTGCGCCACCTGTCGCCGATGCCGGCGAACCTCGGCGAGGTGCTGAAGGCGTATGACCGGGTGGTCATCCCGGAGATGAACCTCGGTCAGCTCGCGCACGTGATCCGGGCCCGGTTCCTGGTCGACGCGATCAGCTACAACCAGGTCCGGGGGCTGCCGTTCACCGCCGCCGAGCTGGAGTCCATGCTGGAAGAGGTAGTGAAGAATGCCTGA
- a CDS encoding NB-ARC domain-containing protein — protein MSVRIHLPSGLVTFMFTDIEGSTRLAQMLGSGYRPVLSEHRRLLRSTLAASDGTELFTEGDSFFIAFADAAAALDACLTAQRALASHEWPTPEATPRVRMGLHTGHAEPLAGEYASAEVHRAARIAAAAHGGQVLCSGATARHAAPLPPGASLLDLGLHRLRGFDDRERLFQLVAPGLERQFPRPRTADAVPHNLPTQVTSFVGRRAERTELDRLVNEHRLVTVVGAGGAGKTRLAVEVAGADVETYPDGIWFVDIAAVTDPGLVAFAIAAVLGLRPEPGRPMSETLVEYAASRRMLLLLDTCDAQPAACAEVIARLLTGGSGVRVLVTSRESLGLPGEVVWRIPPLSVEPGPGGGPSDAIALLLDRTVAARGGRRSSPAESADLERVVARLDGLPLAIELAAARLRVLSASQLAGRLDDVLGALDAGRDEPEQPSEAAPRWIANQHDTVDLAAAALDVAPVAAARAAQRSATQRHVTMQATVTWSYRTLGPRAARLLRWLAVFSGPVDLATVEWLLDDDPLDPLSVLADKSMIQVEPNVSGSTYRMLDPIRAYAARRLVDAGEEQSARDRHVAWSLHALERAYLGPDDRPVTLSLYALDPLADEMRAALRWTATGGSAREGLRLAGGLDQWWRERGLAREGRLWLFRLYGRIAETGERIPEAELAAAYHMHSLHAGADGEFAEELRFSQRAESAARQAGDAGLQARVLAGRAAPLIDMGQLVEAERVCREVIAWAHQNDVSGDALFAVYSLAELLWRRCALDEAAELLGAARPVEAARPTERARRSVDMLLGMVALSRGDLVAAHDHLVVALRSRMGHGFHGRACDTINAIAVRCAWGGDPITAARLFGAAQATRSAMRSTAGMFGQYWLEEQAGLRGVLGDVAFDAAYAEGAELTLEEAAAVALAVDHPDLAAGSIRFSGVEQAAQRSRAGRGSVQTDPAREPLDRREHPGS, from the coding sequence ATGTCGGTACGGATCCACCTGCCGAGTGGGCTGGTGACTTTCATGTTCACCGACATCGAGGGCTCAACCCGGTTGGCCCAGATGCTCGGTTCGGGCTATCGCCCGGTGCTCAGTGAGCACCGACGGCTGCTCCGCTCCACCCTGGCCGCGAGCGACGGCACGGAGCTGTTCACCGAGGGCGACTCGTTTTTCATCGCGTTCGCCGACGCGGCAGCCGCACTGGACGCCTGCCTGACCGCGCAACGCGCGCTGGCCAGCCACGAGTGGCCCACCCCCGAGGCCACCCCGAGGGTCCGGATGGGGCTGCACACCGGACACGCCGAGCCGCTCGCCGGCGAGTACGCCAGCGCCGAGGTGCACCGGGCCGCTCGGATCGCCGCCGCCGCCCACGGCGGGCAGGTGCTCTGCTCCGGTGCCACGGCCCGGCACGCGGCACCGCTGCCGCCCGGCGCCTCGCTGCTCGACCTGGGACTGCACCGGCTGCGCGGCTTCGACGACCGGGAACGCCTCTTCCAGTTGGTCGCACCCGGGCTGGAGCGCCAGTTCCCCCGGCCGCGTACCGCGGATGCCGTACCGCACAACCTGCCGACCCAGGTCACCTCGTTCGTCGGCCGCCGGGCGGAACGTACCGAGTTGGACCGCCTGGTCAACGAGCACCGGCTGGTCACCGTGGTCGGGGCCGGTGGCGCGGGCAAGACCCGACTAGCGGTCGAGGTGGCCGGGGCGGACGTGGAGACGTACCCGGACGGGATCTGGTTCGTCGACATCGCCGCGGTGACGGATCCGGGCCTGGTCGCCTTCGCCATCGCCGCGGTGCTCGGGTTGCGGCCCGAGCCCGGCCGGCCCATGTCGGAAACCCTGGTCGAGTACGCCGCCTCGCGGCGGATGCTGCTCCTGCTCGACACCTGTGACGCCCAGCCGGCCGCCTGCGCCGAGGTCATCGCCCGGCTGCTGACCGGCGGCAGCGGCGTACGGGTGCTGGTGACCAGCCGGGAGTCGCTGGGCCTGCCGGGTGAGGTGGTGTGGCGGATCCCGCCGCTGTCCGTGGAACCGGGACCGGGCGGTGGCCCGAGCGACGCCATCGCCCTGCTGCTGGACCGCACCGTGGCCGCCCGTGGCGGGCGACGTTCCAGCCCCGCCGAGTCGGCCGACCTGGAACGGGTGGTGGCCCGGTTGGACGGGCTCCCGCTGGCGATCGAGCTGGCCGCCGCCCGGCTACGGGTCCTCTCGGCCAGTCAGCTCGCCGGCCGCCTGGACGACGTGCTCGGCGCGTTGGACGCCGGGCGGGACGAGCCGGAGCAGCCGAGCGAGGCCGCGCCCCGGTGGATCGCCAACCAGCACGACACCGTCGACCTGGCCGCCGCCGCCCTGGACGTGGCCCCGGTCGCCGCCGCCCGGGCCGCCCAACGCTCGGCGACCCAGCGACACGTCACCATGCAGGCGACCGTCACCTGGTCGTACCGGACGCTCGGGCCCCGCGCCGCGCGGCTGCTGCGCTGGCTCGCGGTCTTCTCCGGCCCGGTCGACCTGGCCACGGTGGAGTGGCTGCTGGACGACGATCCGCTCGACCCGCTCTCGGTGCTCGCCGACAAGTCGATGATCCAGGTCGAGCCGAACGTCTCCGGCAGCACCTACCGGATGCTCGACCCGATCCGCGCCTACGCCGCCCGCCGGCTGGTCGACGCCGGTGAGGAGCAGAGCGCCCGGGACCGGCACGTCGCCTGGTCGCTGCACGCGCTGGAACGGGCGTACCTCGGGCCGGACGACCGGCCGGTCACCCTCTCGCTGTACGCGCTCGACCCGCTGGCCGACGAGATGCGTGCCGCGCTGCGGTGGACCGCGACCGGGGGCAGTGCCCGCGAGGGACTGCGGCTGGCCGGCGGGCTCGACCAGTGGTGGCGCGAACGGGGGCTGGCCCGGGAGGGACGGCTCTGGCTGTTCCGGCTCTACGGTCGGATCGCCGAGACCGGCGAGCGGATTCCCGAGGCGGAGCTGGCTGCGGCGTACCACATGCACTCGCTGCACGCCGGGGCGGACGGCGAGTTCGCCGAGGAGCTGCGCTTCTCGCAGCGGGCCGAGTCGGCCGCCCGGCAGGCCGGTGACGCCGGCCTCCAGGCCAGGGTGCTGGCGGGCAGGGCCGCGCCGCTGATCGACATGGGACAGCTCGTCGAGGCCGAGCGGGTGTGCCGTGAGGTGATCGCCTGGGCGCACCAGAACGACGTCTCCGGGGACGCGTTGTTCGCCGTCTACAGCCTGGCCGAACTGCTCTGGCGGCGCTGCGCCCTGGACGAGGCGGCGGAGTTGCTCGGCGCCGCCCGGCCGGTGGAGGCGGCCCGCCCGACCGAGCGGGCCCGGCGGTCGGTCGACATGCTGCTCGGCATGGTGGCGCTGTCCCGTGGTGACCTGGTCGCCGCGCACGACCACCTGGTGGTGGCGCTCCGGTCCCGGATGGGGCACGGATTCCACGGCCGCGCCTGCGACACCATCAACGCGATCGCGGTGCGCTGCGCGTGGGGCGGTGACCCGATCACCGCCGCCCGCCTGTTCGGGGCGGCCCAGGCGACCCGGTCCGCGATGCGCAGCACGGCCGGCATGTTCGGCCAGTACTGGCTGGAGGAGCAGGCCGGGCTGCGGGGGGTGCTGGGCGACGTGGCGTTCGACGCGGCCTACGCGGAGGGGGCCGAGTTGACGTTGGAGGAGGCGGCGGCGGTGGCCCTCGCGGTTGACCATCCCGACCTGGCCGCTGGATCGATCCGGTTCTCCGGCGTCGAGCAGGCGGCCCAGCGGTCGAGGGCCGGGCGCGGCTCGGTCCAGACCGATCCGGCGCGCGAGCCCCTCGACCGCCGTGAGCATCCCGGTTCCTGA
- a CDS encoding phospholipase gives MPRRLTTMLAAAAFALLGVLGVASPAAAVTPAQKLSVLTSWTQTSAGSYGNWNAARTNRAPWADYNFDWSTDYCSSSPDNPLGFNFELSCYRHDFGYRNFKAIGQFPANKSRLDSAFYEDLKRSCATYNSVVRPACISLAWTYYQAVKVFGKVAVSQADLDRAAKMKSDAERAAALVH, from the coding sequence ATGCCCCGTCGGTTGACCACAATGCTCGCCGCCGCAGCGTTTGCCCTGCTCGGCGTACTCGGCGTCGCCTCGCCCGCAGCCGCGGTAACGCCCGCCCAGAAGCTGTCCGTACTGACAAGTTGGACCCAGACCAGCGCCGGCAGCTACGGCAACTGGAACGCCGCCCGGACCAACCGGGCCCCCTGGGCCGACTACAACTTCGACTGGTCCACCGACTACTGCTCGTCGAGCCCGGACAACCCCCTCGGGTTCAACTTCGAGCTTTCCTGCTACCGGCACGACTTCGGATACCGCAACTTCAAGGCGATCGGCCAGTTCCCGGCCAACAAGTCCCGCCTGGACAGCGCGTTCTACGAGGACCTGAAGCGCTCCTGCGCCACGTACAACTCGGTTGTACGCCCGGCCTGCATCAGCCTGGCGTGGACCTACTACCAGGCGGTCAAGGTCTTCGGCAAGGTCGCCGTGAGCCAGGCCGACCTGGACCGGGCGGCCAAGATGAAGTCCGACGCGGAACGCGCGGCCGCGCTCGTCCACTGA
- a CDS encoding 2-oxoacid:ferredoxin oxidoreductase subunit beta, with protein MPEPLALKLTAKDFKSDQEVRWCPGCGDYAILAAIQQFMPELQIPRERTVFVSGIGCSSRFPYYMNTYGMHSIHGRAPAIATGLSVSRPDLSVWVVTGDGDALSIGGNHLIHALRRNVNLKILLFNNRIYGLTKGQYSPTSEVGKITKSTPVGSADSPFNPLSLALGAEATFVARTIDSDRKHLQSVLRAAAEHQGSAFVEIYQNCNIFNDGAFDQLKEPGTRDDYLIRLEHGQPITFGAQGQFCVVQTPGGFGLEVRETAAVRPEDIVVHDSGVTEPAYAFALSRLPGFDLRNTPIGVLRKVSRPSYDSIVQEQVATAVAGNSETPEQQLAGLLNSGDTWTIM; from the coding sequence ATGCCTGAGCCCCTCGCCCTCAAGCTCACCGCCAAGGACTTCAAGTCCGACCAGGAGGTGCGCTGGTGCCCCGGCTGCGGTGACTACGCGATCCTGGCCGCGATCCAGCAGTTCATGCCGGAGTTGCAGATCCCGCGCGAGCGGACCGTGTTCGTCTCCGGCATCGGCTGCTCGTCCCGCTTCCCGTACTACATGAACACGTACGGGATGCACTCGATCCACGGGCGGGCCCCGGCGATCGCGACCGGCCTGTCGGTCTCCCGGCCGGACCTGTCGGTCTGGGTGGTCACCGGTGACGGCGACGCCCTCTCGATCGGCGGGAACCACCTGATCCACGCGCTGCGCCGCAACGTCAACCTGAAGATCCTGCTGTTCAACAACCGGATCTACGGCCTGACCAAGGGTCAGTATTCCCCCACCTCGGAGGTCGGCAAGATCACCAAGTCGACCCCGGTCGGCTCGGCGGACTCGCCGTTCAACCCGCTGTCGCTGGCGCTCGGCGCGGAGGCGACCTTCGTCGCCCGCACCATCGACTCCGACCGCAAGCACCTCCAGTCGGTGCTCCGGGCCGCGGCCGAGCACCAGGGGTCGGCGTTCGTGGAGATCTACCAGAACTGCAACATCTTCAACGACGGCGCGTTCGACCAGCTCAAGGAGCCGGGTACGCGCGACGACTACCTGATCCGGCTGGAGCACGGCCAGCCGATCACGTTCGGCGCGCAGGGGCAGTTCTGCGTCGTACAGACGCCGGGCGGCTTCGGCCTGGAGGTACGCGAGACCGCCGCCGTACGCCCCGAGGACATCGTCGTGCACGACAGCGGGGTGACCGAGCCGGCGTACGCGTTCGCGCTCTCCCGGCTGCCCGGGTTCGACCTGCGCAACACCCCGATCGGGGTGCTCCGGAAGGTGTCCCGGCCGTCCTACGACAGCATCGTGCAGGAGCAGGTCGCGACCGCCGTGGCGGGCAACAGCGAGACGCCGGAGCAGCAGCTCGCCGGCCTGCTCAACAGCGGTGACACCTGGACCATCATGTAG
- a CDS encoding potassium channel family protein produces the protein MIHFPAVRQGPLRALSLRLLAAIGLVLIIVFVVYVDRDGYRDVNEDSLTLLDSAYYAVVTLSTTGYGDITPTSPSARLVNVLIITPARVLFLIILVGTTLEVLTEQYRTNLRMTRWRKTVKDHVIICGYGTKGRSAISALLETDYDKSKIVVVERSATAVRQATAAGLVAIEGSATRSSVLNEAHVKNAKAVIIATDSDDASVLVALTVRQLTAGQVRIIAAVREAENAPLLKQSGAHHVIVSSATAGRLLGLSTSAPPLIDVVEDLLTPGQGMALAMRSAERHEVGTSPREVEALVIALIRRGKVVSVVEPAGVRIETGDMLVYVRDDRTSPSTA, from the coding sequence GTGATCCATTTCCCCGCCGTCCGGCAGGGCCCGTTACGTGCCCTCAGCCTGCGACTTCTCGCCGCGATCGGCCTGGTGCTGATCATCGTCTTCGTGGTCTACGTGGACCGGGACGGCTACCGGGACGTCAACGAGGACAGCCTCACCCTGCTCGACTCCGCCTACTACGCGGTGGTCACCCTCTCGACCACCGGCTACGGCGACATCACCCCGACCTCGCCCTCGGCCCGGTTGGTGAACGTCCTGATCATCACCCCGGCCCGGGTGCTGTTCCTGATCATCCTGGTCGGCACGACGCTGGAAGTCCTGACCGAGCAGTACCGCACCAACCTCCGCATGACGCGGTGGAGGAAAACTGTGAAAGACCACGTCATCATCTGCGGTTACGGCACCAAGGGCCGCAGTGCCATCAGCGCCCTGCTGGAAACCGACTACGACAAGTCGAAGATCGTCGTGGTCGAGCGGAGCGCGACCGCCGTGCGGCAGGCCACCGCGGCCGGACTGGTCGCCATCGAGGGCTCGGCCACCCGGTCGTCGGTGCTCAACGAGGCACACGTCAAGAACGCCAAGGCGGTGATCATCGCAACCGACAGCGACGACGCGTCGGTCCTGGTCGCGCTCACCGTACGGCAGCTCACCGCAGGGCAGGTACGGATCATCGCGGCCGTACGGGAGGCCGAGAACGCGCCGCTCCTGAAGCAGAGCGGTGCGCACCACGTGATCGTCTCGTCGGCCACCGCCGGCCGCCTCCTCGGGCTCTCGACCTCCGCCCCGCCGCTGATCGACGTGGTCGAGGACCTGCTCACTCCGGGCCAGGGCATGGCGTTGGCGATGCGCTCGGCCGAGCGGCACGAGGTCGGCACCTCGCCCCGCGAGGTCGAGGCGCTGGTCATCGCGCTGATCCGGCGCGGCAAGGTGGTATCCGTGGTGGAGCCCGCCGGGGTACGGATCGAGACCGGGGACATGCTGGTCTACGTACGCGACGACCGGACGTCCCCGTCGACGGCCTGA
- a CDS encoding helix-turn-helix domain-containing protein, whose protein sequence is MPLVAQQSDDDPRRALRAAGELRRSAERAEALQVRRARNAGLNWPQIALALGVTHREVRRRYGSRYRLPGAGRP, encoded by the coding sequence ATGCCACTGGTCGCACAACAGTCCGACGACGACCCCCGGCGGGCCCTGCGCGCCGCCGGGGAACTGCGCCGCAGCGCCGAGCGGGCCGAGGCGCTACAGGTACGGCGGGCCCGCAACGCCGGGCTGAACTGGCCCCAGATCGCCCTCGCGCTCGGCGTCACCCACCGGGAGGTCCGCCGCAGGTACGGCAGCCGCTACCGCCTGCCGGGCGCCGGTCGGCCCTGA
- a CDS encoding FmdB family zinc ribbon protein, translating to MPRYEFRCRACGDTFEMNRPMAEASAPAACPQGHDDTVKLLSAVSVTGRGGSATGGSMGAGPSGGGGGCCGGACGC from the coding sequence ATGCCCCGGTATGAGTTCCGCTGCCGCGCCTGCGGTGACACGTTCGAGATGAATCGACCGATGGCCGAGGCGTCCGCGCCCGCAGCCTGCCCGCAGGGCCACGACGACACGGTGAAGCTGCTCTCCGCGGTGTCGGTCACCGGTCGCGGCGGATCGGCGACGGGTGGCTCGATGGGGGCCGGTCCGTCCGGCGGCGGTGGCGGTTGCTGCGGCGGCGCGTGCGGTTGTTGA
- the ndhC gene encoding NADH-quinone oxidoreductase subunit A has protein sequence MSGYLGSYATLGLLLLASVLVFVGAFSANRVLRPAHPADPPGKRATYESGVDPVGSGWAQVQIRYYVYAYLYVLFAVEAVFLFPWAVVFDRPGFGLVTVVEMAIFVAVLALGILYAWRKNILRWSD, from the coding sequence ATGAGCGGCTACCTCGGCTCGTACGCGACGCTCGGGCTCCTGTTGCTCGCCAGCGTCCTGGTCTTCGTCGGCGCGTTCTCGGCGAACCGGGTGCTCCGCCCGGCCCACCCGGCCGACCCGCCCGGCAAGCGGGCCACCTACGAGAGCGGGGTCGACCCGGTCGGCAGCGGCTGGGCCCAGGTCCAGATCCGCTACTACGTCTACGCCTACCTCTACGTGCTCTTCGCGGTGGAGGCGGTGTTCCTCTTCCCCTGGGCGGTCGTGTTCGACCGGCCCGGGTTCGGCCTGGTCACCGTCGTCGAGATGGCGATCTTCGTGGCCGTACTGGCCCTGGGCATCCTCTACGCCTGGCGCAAGAACATCCTCCGCTGGTCCGACTGA
- the folP gene encoding dihydropteroate synthase → MGRTLRLGTQTFAPGDLAVMAIVNRTPDSFFDRGATFAADAALRAVERALAEGAQIIDIGGVKAGPGAEVGVAEEIRRTVATIAAVRAAFPDVVISIDTWRAEVAVEAVGAGADLLNDTWSGADPALAQVAAETGTGLVCSHAGGLSPRTRPHRAAFDDVVADVVSTVTGLAERAVALGVRPDGILIDPAHDFGKNTRHSLEITRRLDELTATGWPVLVALSNKDFVGETLDVPVDERLEGTLAATTVSAWLGARVFRAHQVRQTRRALDMVASIRGDRPPALSRRGLA, encoded by the coding sequence ATGGGTCGGACGTTACGGCTGGGTACGCAGACCTTCGCTCCCGGTGACCTGGCCGTGATGGCGATCGTGAACCGTACGCCGGACTCGTTCTTCGATCGCGGCGCGACCTTCGCCGCGGACGCCGCCCTGCGTGCGGTGGAACGGGCGCTGGCCGAGGGAGCCCAGATCATCGACATCGGTGGTGTGAAGGCCGGTCCCGGGGCCGAGGTCGGGGTGGCCGAGGAGATCCGCCGTACGGTGGCCACCATCGCCGCCGTACGGGCAGCCTTCCCGGACGTGGTGATCTCGATCGACACCTGGCGGGCCGAGGTCGCGGTCGAGGCGGTGGGCGCCGGTGCGGACCTGCTCAACGACACCTGGTCGGGTGCCGACCCGGCACTGGCCCAGGTGGCCGCCGAGACCGGTACGGGCCTGGTCTGCTCGCACGCAGGCGGGCTCAGTCCGCGTACCCGGCCGCACCGGGCGGCCTTCGACGACGTGGTGGCCGACGTCGTGTCGACGGTGACCGGGCTCGCCGAACGCGCGGTCGCCCTCGGGGTACGCCCCGACGGGATCCTGATCGACCCGGCGCACGACTTCGGCAAGAACACCCGGCACTCGTTGGAGATCACCCGTCGGCTCGACGAGCTGACCGCGACCGGCTGGCCGGTGCTGGTGGCCCTGTCGAACAAGGACTTCGTCGGCGAGACGCTGGACGTACCGGTCGACGAGCGACTGGAGGGCACCCTCGCGGCGACCACCGTCTCCGCCTGGTTGGGTGCCCGGGTCTTCCGGGCGCACCAGGTACGCCAGACCCGGCGGGCCCTCGACATGGTCGCCTCGATCCGGGGCGACCGCCCGCCCGCGCTCTCCCGACGCGGCCTGGCCTGA
- a CDS encoding lytic murein transglycosylase codes for MADRDERVTDGADSPAARPLRPAVPLLDGPLASSGAAPDPVRAAPAAAKPADAATPDAKPAGESGARLTNDTAGTPAVDAGRADAEQAEPEPAAPKATSPTAADPADTNAETPPADPKATDSADAETGASAGEPGTKTATESGTSTPSPDGATGDATPAGAAGRGRRIRVPFAHAVRRFPPPRQIPAATTRAVRSWSTGGSGRLVLPALFILALIAAAGLAGGVLIPATSHVPPSRAGAGGGPNPDLATPTLGPDGSVAPTDGGGLPVTPLPTNGLPGALPPTARPAEVLTSWAQQASAKTGVAPMAMQAYGYAELVLAQTKPGCKLTWTTLAAIGYVESRHGTANGAQLDANGASTPKIIGEPLDGQGNRMRIMDTDRGALDGDVTYDRAVGPMQFIPTTWQENGVDADNDGVKNPQDLDDAALAAGNYLCKGTRNLSVPEDWWNAILSYNNLQVYAQDVFNKANEYGASSRA; via the coding sequence GTGGCGGACCGGGATGAACGGGTGACGGACGGCGCGGACAGTCCGGCGGCTCGGCCGCTGCGACCGGCCGTACCACTGCTCGACGGACCGCTCGCGAGTTCGGGCGCGGCACCGGATCCGGTCCGCGCGGCACCCGCCGCCGCGAAGCCGGCCGATGCCGCCACTCCCGACGCGAAGCCAGCCGGCGAGTCCGGCGCTCGGTTGACGAACGACACCGCAGGGACCCCAGCGGTCGACGCCGGACGCGCCGACGCGGAGCAGGCCGAGCCCGAGCCGGCCGCCCCGAAGGCCACCTCCCCGACGGCGGCTGACCCCGCCGACACGAACGCCGAGACCCCACCGGCCGATCCGAAGGCCACCGACAGCGCCGACGCCGAGACCGGGGCGTCAGCCGGTGAGCCGGGGACGAAGACCGCGACCGAGTCGGGCACGAGCACGCCGAGCCCGGACGGTGCCACCGGCGACGCCACCCCGGCGGGCGCCGCCGGCCGGGGTCGACGGATCCGGGTGCCGTTCGCGCACGCCGTACGCCGGTTCCCACCGCCCCGCCAGATCCCCGCCGCGACCACCCGCGCGGTCCGGTCCTGGTCCACCGGGGGGAGCGGACGGCTCGTCCTCCCCGCCCTCTTCATCCTGGCGCTGATCGCGGCGGCCGGGCTGGCCGGTGGAGTGCTGATCCCGGCCACCTCGCACGTGCCGCCGTCCCGTGCCGGCGCCGGCGGTGGCCCCAACCCCGACCTCGCCACACCGACGCTCGGGCCGGACGGCTCGGTCGCCCCCACCGACGGCGGCGGCCTGCCGGTCACCCCACTGCCGACCAACGGCCTGCCGGGCGCGTTGCCACCGACCGCCCGACCGGCGGAGGTCCTCACGAGTTGGGCCCAGCAGGCCTCCGCGAAGACCGGGGTGGCCCCGATGGCGATGCAGGCGTACGGCTACGCGGAACTCGTACTCGCCCAGACCAAGCCGGGGTGCAAGCTCACCTGGACCACATTGGCCGCGATCGGATATGTCGAGTCGAGACACGGGACCGCGAACGGCGCCCAGCTCGACGCGAACGGAGCGTCCACACCAAAGATCATCGGCGAACCGCTGGACGGCCAGGGGAACCGAATGCGGATCATGGACACCGATCGCGGCGCACTCGACGGCGACGTCACGTACGACCGGGCGGTCGGGCCGATGCAGTTCATCCCCACCACGTGGCAGGAAAACGGCGTCGACGCGGACAACGACGGGGTGAAGAACCCGCAGGACCTGGATGACGCAGCCCTCGCGGCCGGTAACTATCTGTGCAAGGGGACCCGGAATCTCTCCGTGCCCGAGGACTGGTGGAATGCCATCCTTTCCTACAACAACCTGCAGGTTTACGCTCAGGACGTGTTCAACAAGGCCAACGAGTACGGTGCCAGCAGCCGGGCGTAG